In Xiphophorus maculatus strain JP 163 A chromosome 18, X_maculatus-5.0-male, whole genome shotgun sequence, a single genomic region encodes these proteins:
- the LOC102225459 gene encoding zona pellucida-like domain-containing protein 1 isoform X2, whose product MDLFLCLPLLALFLQPALCVYNCSKMYERTPENSDLTIECSTTMITIEVNLCTALWAGFNASNLALNGNHNNTACLGSIDDSVEPPIIRYYLPVNNSVDNSCRQSVHIVDEIPDPSGPFSSFSSIQTVIISSYIDTPKTDSGIISYSTDLHYYFSCSYPLEYLINNTQIVASSVSVATTNNNGSFIDTLKMGVFNDTDYRYPLTVPSSGLELRTKVYVEVKAVNLTGNFHVLLDHCFATPSPYNMTQTDQYNFFTGCQVSTRTIITSNGLSNVARFNFEAFRFVQHRNQEKSTIYLHCILRLCEPTKCQELLNACNARRKRSLTPFGEESSNSATVSVGPLYTAATDVPVTAGSSDTVASGSAGVDASSLVVWLMLGSVVAALLPDTVTGLS is encoded by the exons ATGGATCTTTTCCTTTGTCTCCCTCTGCTGGCCCTGTTCCTCCAGCCGGCCCTGTGTGTGTACAACTGCTCCAAGATGTATGAGCGGACACCAG AGAACTCAGATCTGACAATTGAATGCAGCACCACCATGATAACCATAGAGGTCAACCTGTGCACGGCGCTGTGGGCAGGCTTCAACGCCTCCAACCTGGCTCTCAATGGGAACCACAACAACACCGCCTGCCTGGGCTCCATCGATGACAGCGTGGAGCCTCCGATCATCCGTTACTACCTGCCTGTAAACAACAGCGTGGACAACTCCTGCCGCCAGTCTGTGCAT ATCGTGGATGAAATTCCAGACCCCTCTGGTCCCTTCAGTAGTTTCTCAAGTATTCAGACAGTTATCATCTCATCGTACATCGATACCCCAAAAACAGATTCAGGGATCATCAGCTACTCCACAGATCTGCATTATTACTTCTCCTGCAGCTACCCTCTGGAGTATCTCATCAACAACACACAGATTGTAGC cTCCTCAGTGTCTGTGGCAACCACCAATAATAATGGGAGCTTCATTGATACACTAAAAATGGGTGTCTTTAAT GACACAGACTACAGGTATCCATTGACGGTTCCGTCATCAGGTCTTGAGCTGCGAaccaaagtctatgtggaggtgAAGGCTGTTAACCTCACAGGAAA TTTCCATGTCCTCCTCGATCACTGCTTTGCGACTCCCAGTCCTTACAACATGACTCAGACGGATCAGTACAACTTCTTCACTGG CTGCCAGGTGTCAACAAGGACAATTATAACAAGCAACGGCCTTTCCAACGTGGCACGGTTCAACTTTGAGGCCTTCCGCTTTGTTCAGCACAGAAACCAGGAGAAGTCCACCATCTACCTGCACTGCATCCTGAGACTGTGTGAGCCCACCAAATGTCAAGAGCTGCTGAAT GCTTGTAATGCTAGAAGAAAAAGATCTCTGACTCCTTTCGGAGAAGAAAGCAGCAACTCTGCCACCGTCTCAGTTGGACCTCTCTACACCGCCGCAACAG ATGTGCCTGTGACTGCTGGCTCTa GCGACACTGTAGCATCAGGAAGTGCTGGTGTGGATGCAAGCAGCCTAGTGGTGTGGCTCATGTTAGGGTCGGTTGTTGCTGCCCTGCTTCCTGACACGGTGACTGGTTTGTCTTGA
- the LOC102225459 gene encoding zona pellucida-like domain-containing protein 1 isoform X1 produces MDLFLCLPLLALFLQPALCVYNCSKMYERTPENSDLTIECSTTMITIEVNLCTALWAGFNASNLALNGNHNNTACLGSIDDSVEPPIIRYYLPVNNSVDNSCRQSVHIVDEIPDPSGPFSSFSSIQTVIISSYIDTPKTDSGIISYSTDLHYYFSCSYPLEYLINNTQIVASSVSVATTNNNGSFIDTLKMGVFNDTDYRYPLTVPSSGLELRTKVYVEVKAVNLTGNFHVLLDHCFATPSPYNMTQTDQYNFFTGCQVSTRTIITSNGLSNVARFNFEAFRFVQHRNQEKSTIYLHCILRLCEPTKCQELLNACNARRKRSLTPFGEESSNSATVSVGPLYTAATDVPVTAGSTGDTVASGSAGVDASSLVVWLMLGSVVAALLPDTVTGLS; encoded by the exons ATGGATCTTTTCCTTTGTCTCCCTCTGCTGGCCCTGTTCCTCCAGCCGGCCCTGTGTGTGTACAACTGCTCCAAGATGTATGAGCGGACACCAG AGAACTCAGATCTGACAATTGAATGCAGCACCACCATGATAACCATAGAGGTCAACCTGTGCACGGCGCTGTGGGCAGGCTTCAACGCCTCCAACCTGGCTCTCAATGGGAACCACAACAACACCGCCTGCCTGGGCTCCATCGATGACAGCGTGGAGCCTCCGATCATCCGTTACTACCTGCCTGTAAACAACAGCGTGGACAACTCCTGCCGCCAGTCTGTGCAT ATCGTGGATGAAATTCCAGACCCCTCTGGTCCCTTCAGTAGTTTCTCAAGTATTCAGACAGTTATCATCTCATCGTACATCGATACCCCAAAAACAGATTCAGGGATCATCAGCTACTCCACAGATCTGCATTATTACTTCTCCTGCAGCTACCCTCTGGAGTATCTCATCAACAACACACAGATTGTAGC cTCCTCAGTGTCTGTGGCAACCACCAATAATAATGGGAGCTTCATTGATACACTAAAAATGGGTGTCTTTAAT GACACAGACTACAGGTATCCATTGACGGTTCCGTCATCAGGTCTTGAGCTGCGAaccaaagtctatgtggaggtgAAGGCTGTTAACCTCACAGGAAA TTTCCATGTCCTCCTCGATCACTGCTTTGCGACTCCCAGTCCTTACAACATGACTCAGACGGATCAGTACAACTTCTTCACTGG CTGCCAGGTGTCAACAAGGACAATTATAACAAGCAACGGCCTTTCCAACGTGGCACGGTTCAACTTTGAGGCCTTCCGCTTTGTTCAGCACAGAAACCAGGAGAAGTCCACCATCTACCTGCACTGCATCCTGAGACTGTGTGAGCCCACCAAATGTCAAGAGCTGCTGAAT GCTTGTAATGCTAGAAGAAAAAGATCTCTGACTCCTTTCGGAGAAGAAAGCAGCAACTCTGCCACCGTCTCAGTTGGACCTCTCTACACCGCCGCAACAG ATGTGCCTGTGACTGCTGGCTCTa CAGGCGACACTGTAGCATCAGGAAGTGCTGGTGTGGATGCAAGCAGCCTAGTGGTGTGGCTCATGTTAGGGTCGGTTGTTGCTGCCCTGCTTCCTGACACGGTGACTGGTTTGTCTTGA